The proteins below are encoded in one region of Engraulis encrasicolus isolate BLACKSEA-1 chromosome 1, IST_EnEncr_1.0, whole genome shotgun sequence:
- the LOC134454404 gene encoding NACHT, LRR and PYD domains-containing protein 1 homolog: MTPAVSMATGVLVYAHSSPSGSFECTVSGLRWVCVRDVTLQYHFNNPDIFREELAMLQYSPIGPLMNIKVLSGELLEAHFLHFACLDGSDSALNEAVRVLHSVDGGVHLETCELTRFHAKLMNPSFSLIGALLKIGIPMKTHLEVLTYRTRVTPLVLFTYVVPRDASMIQAVEEEIKKYFPHAREVINPPPYISVWFYTKCSLKASTGDARITPAALPLEYTTRPYFFKVVIDIDKVKSSFDLELVSAGQSIWKATLDRYEMEEEPENTTMCAAASGHSRDGEEVKNTNSATGKNEQERKMGTQSSKGVGVSATAGSGGVANAPVLSDVTIGGSVNIFYGSSSQENTKNCEKLSD; this comes from the exons ATGACGCCTGCTGTTTCTATGGCTACAGGAGTGCTTGTGTATGCACACAGCTCTCCCTCAGGAAGCTTTGAGTGCACCGTGTCTGGCTTGCGCTGGGTATGTGTGAGGGATGTGACTCTGCAGTATCACTTCAATAACCCTGACATCTTCAGGGAAGAGCTTGCCATGTTACAGTACTCACCAATTGGTCCTTTGATGAACATTAAAGTGCTGTCAGGTGAACTGTTGGAAGCTCACTTTCTCCATTTCGCCTGCCTGGATGGTTCAGATTCTGCTCTCAATGAAGCTGTGAGGGTTCTGCATTCGGTTGATGGTGGAGTGCATCTTGAAACCTGTGAGCTGACGCGATTCCATGCAAAGCTCATGAATCCCTCCTTCTCACTGATAGGGGCCTTACTGAAAATTGGCATCCCCATGAAAACCCACCTTGAGGTGTTAACCTACAGAACCAGAGTGACACCCCTGGTGCTTTTTACATACGTAGTGCCACGAGATGCGTCAATGATTCAAGCTGTCGAAGAGGAGATTAAGAAATACTTTCCACATGCAAGAGAGGTCATAAATCCTCCGCCATACATTTCCGTTTGGTTTTACACCAAATGTAGCCTCAAGGCTTCCACTGGTGATGCAAGAATAACTCCTGCAGCTCTTCCACTGGAATACACTACCCGCCCATACTTCTTTAAAGTGGTTATTGACATTGACAAGGTGAAAAGCTCTTTTGATTTGGAGCTTGTCAGTGCAGGGCAGTCCATATGGAAGGCAACATTAGACAGATACGAGATGGAAGAAGAGCCAGAGAACACTACAATGTGTGCAGCAGCATCAGGACATTCAAGAGATGGTGAAGAGGTAAAGAACACAAACAGTGCTACAGGGAAAAATGAACAGGAGAGGAAAATGGGCACTCAGTCAAGCAAAG gggtgggtgtgagtGCCACAGCTGGCTCTGGAGGTGTGGCCAACGCCCCTGTGTTGAGTGACGTCACCATCGGCGGCTCTGTTAACATTTTCTACGGATCCAGCTCACAGG AGAATACCAAGAACTGTGAGAAGTTGTCTGATTGA